Below is a genomic region from Leucobacter exalbidus.
GCATCGAGTGTGTTGGTGGGCGCAGAGACCAGCATTTTGCCGTGTTTCAGACCGACAATGCGGTCGCTGTGGCGCAGCGCCAAGGGCAGCACATGCAAGCTCACGAGCACCGGGATGCCGTCTTCATGAGCGATGCTGCGCAGCAGCTCGAGCACCGAATCAGACAGCTTCGGATCGAGCGAGGCCACGGGCTCATCGGCGAGGATGAGCTGCGGGTCTTGCATCAGCGCCCGCGCGATGGCCACGCGCTGCTGCTGACCGCCGCTCAAGGAGCGCGCCTGATCATTCGCTTTGTGCGCGATGCCCACCCGGTCGAGCAGCTCGAGCGCGCGTTTGCGCTGAGCCGTGGTGAAGCCGCCCAAGATGTTGAACGGCCCCGAGGAGTGCAGCCCGCCGGTGAGCACATTGGTGAGCACGCTCAGCCGCCCGATGAGGTTGAACTGCTGAAACACCTGGCCGGTGCGTGCGCGCAGATCTCGAATCTCGCCGCGTTTGAGATTGGTGACGTCGTACCCTGCGACCCGCACCGAGCCCTCGGTGATCGGAGCGAATCCGGTGAGGCTCTTCATCAGGGTTGATTTGCCTGACCCCGATGACCCAAGCAACGCCACCATCTCGCCGGGATACAGGTCGAGGTTGACACCGTCAAGCACGAGGCCGTCGGTGTCGTTGTACTCCACCGCAAGGCCCTGCACCTGCACTTTGGGAAGCGCCAACCGTAATTCTTGTGTGGAGGGCGCAATCATGTGGGTCGTCATTACTTCAGATCCGAGATATCGACGCCGGCGACGGCGGCAACCTTAACGAGCGAATCAAAGGCATCAGCACCCGGCTCAAGAGTGGGCTCGTTGCTCAACATTCCGGTCTCAGCGTAGACTCCCAGCTGGTCAGCGTTGTCTTCGGAGAAGACCTGGGGGAGTGCGTCGAGCAGTGCGGCGCGTTTCGCGCTGCTGATCTCTTGGCTGGCGATCACGGCCATGCTGACGTCCATGGGGATGCTCTCTCCGATGAACCGTACGTCGCCCTCTTCGAACGGGAAGTAGTCAGAACCCCACATTGTGGTCAGCATGGTCGCCGTGCAGGCGGCGTCGATCTGCTTTTCTTTCACGGCGACCGCGCTGCGATCGTGGCCGCCGGTGAACATGGTCTCGTAATCGACGTCACGTTCAAGGCCGACGCTGTCGAGCAGGTGAACGGGCATGAAAAATCCCGAGCTTGACCCGGGGTCGGCGAACCCGATGGTCTTGCCCTTGAGGTCTTCGACCGACTGAATCGGTGAGTCAGCCAAGACGTAGCACTTGGAGACGGGGTCGGAGGATCCGGGCCAGGTCATCAGGGCATCGACCTCGCCGGTGTTGACCGCGAGCGCGCTGGGGAACGCGCTCATCAGGGCCATGTCGACGTGGTCGGAGCGCACTGCCTCGACGACGCCTAGGTAGTCGGGCGCATCGGTGATCTCCACCTCCATGCCCGTCTTGGCGGTGATGAGCTTGCCGAGTGCCTCGATGGGGTTGACCGCCATCGGATCGTCACCCGTGGGGAGGGTCGCAATACGAATCACGTCGTTCTCTGGGCTGTCGGCCTCGGCCGTGCCGCTTGCGCAGCCGGTGAGCGCGATGACGCTGACGAGCGAGAGCGCGCTCAGGCTGAGGAGGGTGCGTGTCTTCATGAGCAAGTGTGCCTTTCACAGGTGGGAAACCATTCGTGTATGAGTTAAACCGGCGAATGTGTCATCGAATTACGAGAACGTGAGACTCGTATTGAACGGTGTATGAACAGCAGGTGGACCGGGCCGATTGGGGTGCACAGCGTCACTAGGTTTAAAGACATAGCGCCAAGGGTTCCGAGGTGTCACCGAGGTGACTCTGTCTGGTCCGAGCCGCGCCGCGCTGGCCTCGGTAGGCCCGCGTCATTCGCCAGGAGAAAAGCCTGGGGGAGCGCCGCTCGCCGCATCCGAGACCGGTGAGCTGAAGGTCGAGTCATGTCAACGACAGCATTTGTGCTGGTCTTTGCTGCCGCATTCGCGCACGCCGCGTGGAACATCATCGCCCACGGGTCGAGCCGCACCGGGTTGCCATTTCTGTGGTGGGGGTCGCTCATCAGCATGCTGATGTGGGTGGGCGTGATTCCGTTCACCGGCGGTTTTGGCGCGGCCGACCTGCGGGGGTTTCTCGCCGGCGCGGGGGTCTCTGCGGTGTTGCACGTCGCATACATGTTGGTGCTGCAGCGCGGCTACACCGTCGGCGACCTCTCGACCGTGTACGCCACCGCGCGCGGTACCGGGCCGATGCTGACCGTGCTGATCGCAGTGTTGTTTCTGGGGGAGCGGCCGGCACCGCTCGCGCTGCTGGGCGTGGCGGTGCTCGTGTGCGGAATCGTCGCCATCGGATTCATCGGCCGCCCCCTCCACACCGATATGCGCACCCCCACACGCAAGATCCTCGGCATGGATCCGGGCCTCTTCTATGGGCTCGTGACGGGCGTCGCCATCGCGACCTACACAATCTGGGATACCCATGCGCTGCGCGAGTGGGGCGCCACCCCGGTGGCCTTCATGGTCGGCTGCCTGGCGCTCGAGATTCCCATCTACACGCTGGTGATCTGGAAGCGTCGCGGCGAACTCATGCCCACGCTGCGTGAGCAGTGGAAGCGACTCATCGCGTTTGGGTTCTTCTCGCCGCTGTCATACATCTTGGTGCTCACCGCCGTCACGATTGCGCCCGTCTCGCTCGTGGCCCCCGTGCGCGAGGTGAGCGTGGTGCTCGTGAGCCTGTTTGGGGCGATCGTGTTCAAAGAGCACCGCCCGGTGGCCCGGGTCGCGGCCTCAGTCGTGGTGGTCGGCGGCGTCGTGCTGCTCAGCATTGGGTGAGCGATGCAGACAACACTCCGGTGATCGCGACACCCACTGTTCAGATAGTTAAGAACCGGGTGAATAGGCGTTGAACAGCCAACAAAAACGCGACTTTTCGCCCTTTTTGAGTGCAACAGTTGAGCCGGTTCGAAAACCTCCACCCCCTCCGAAAGGACATCATGAAGCTCCGTGCACTCAAGACGACCGCAGCTCTCGCGGGCGTCGCACTCCTCGGCCTCGGCCTCGCATCATGCTCAGCCAGCGCAGCAGCAGATGGCTCAGCCACTGCGGGCGATGCCGCGGGTTACGCGGTCGATGCAGAAACGCTCGTCTTTGGCGTGGTGCCCGACTCCGTCGACACCGAGACCAACTACCAGCCGCTGATGGACTACATCGAGCAGGAGTCGGGTAAGACGGTCGAGTACCACGAGTCCACCGACTACGCGGCACTCATCGAGGCTGCGATCGCCGGCAAGATCGACGTGGCCTCCTTCTCAGGCTTCACGTACGTCACCGCAATGAACAACGGTGCGGCGCTCACCCCGATCTCGTCGATCATGAACGGCCCCGACCAGGAGCCCGGCTACTACTCAGAAGCCATCGTGCCGGTTGACAGCAAGGTGACGTCGCTCGAAGAGTTCAAGGACCTGAAGGTCTGCTTCGTTGATCCGTCATCGACCTCGGGTTACCTGTTCCCGAGCTACAACCTGCTTGAGGCAGGCCTCGACCCCGAGACCGACGTCACCCCGGTGTTCGCCGGTAAGCACGACGTGAGCGTGCAGAAGGTCGGCGAGGGCGTCGAGTGCGAGGCTGGCTTCGCAGAGGACAGCGAAGTGCTGAAGTCCGACAAGGTGAAGTCGATCCAGCAGACGATGGTGCCCGGTG
It encodes:
- the phnC gene encoding phosphonate ABC transporter ATP-binding protein, producing the protein MTTHMIAPSTQELRLALPKVQVQGLAVEYNDTDGLVLDGVNLDLYPGEMVALLGSSGSGKSTLMKSLTGFAPITEGSVRVAGYDVTNLKRGEIRDLRARTGQVFQQFNLIGRLSVLTNVLTGGLHSSGPFNILGGFTTAQRKRALELLDRVGIAHKANDQARSLSGGQQQRVAIARALMQDPQLILADEPVASLDPKLSDSVLELLRSIAHEDGIPVLVSLHVLPLALRHSDRIVGLKHGKMLVSAPTNTLDAAQLEVLYDGEENGDDTDH
- the phnD gene encoding phosphate/phosphite/phosphonate ABC transporter substrate-binding protein, encoding MKTRTLLSLSALSLVSVIALTGCASGTAEADSPENDVIRIATLPTGDDPMAVNPIEALGKLITAKTGMEVEITDAPDYLGVVEAVRSDHVDMALMSAFPSALAVNTGEVDALMTWPGSSDPVSKCYVLADSPIQSVEDLKGKTIGFADPGSSSGFFMPVHLLDSVGLERDVDYETMFTGGHDRSAVAVKEKQIDAACTATMLTTMWGSDYFPFEEGDVRFIGESIPMDVSMAVIASQEISSAKRAALLDALPQVFSEDNADQLGVYAETGMLSNEPTLEPGADAFDSLVKVAAVAGVDISDLK
- a CDS encoding EamA family transporter, producing the protein MSTTAFVLVFAAAFAHAAWNIIAHGSSRTGLPFLWWGSLISMLMWVGVIPFTGGFGAADLRGFLAGAGVSAVLHVAYMLVLQRGYTVGDLSTVYATARGTGPMLTVLIAVLFLGERPAPLALLGVAVLVCGIVAIGFIGRPLHTDMRTPTRKILGMDPGLFYGLVTGVAIATYTIWDTHALREWGATPVAFMVGCLALEIPIYTLVIWKRRGELMPTLREQWKRLIAFGFFSPLSYILVLTAVTIAPVSLVAPVREVSVVLVSLFGAIVFKEHRPVARVAASVVVVGGVVLLSIG
- the phnD gene encoding phosphate/phosphite/phosphonate ABC transporter substrate-binding protein, translating into MKLRALKTTAALAGVALLGLGLASCSASAAADGSATAGDAAGYAVDAETLVFGVVPDSVDTETNYQPLMDYIEQESGKTVEYHESTDYAALIEAAIAGKIDVASFSGFTYVTAMNNGAALTPISSIMNGPDQEPGYYSEAIVPVDSKVTSLEEFKDLKVCFVDPSSTSGYLFPSYNLLEAGLDPETDVTPVFAGKHDVSVQKVGEGVECEAGFAEDSEVLKSDKVKSIQQTMVPGAPIVMSDTLPADVQETLVAALEEVTIDEMIESGIDSADSDAFRATFYATEPVDDAYYDTVRDICEKTNAEQCKA